ATTTGGTTTGAGAGATTTGGATGGAAAGCTTTGGAAAAAGGCTGAAACAATATCGTGAGGCAGCGTCTTTAACTCAGCGTGAACTAGCAGCCAGATTAGATGTGACAATCACTACTGTGCAAAA
The Thermoleptolyngbya sichuanensis A183 DNA segment above includes these coding regions:
- a CDS encoding helix-turn-helix transcriptional regulator; the protein is MESFGKRLKQYREAASLTQRELAARLDVTITTVQNWEADRYLPRLTPQQTQLLCQTLGISLDDLAGES